ATAGAAAAATTTTCACTTGCAATACTGAACAAACCATAGTAAAATTCCAAAAGTGAATCTATCAAACTTAATACTTAACTGTATAACCTCTAGAATATGGCTGGAGGGTCTCTACCAGGAACCTTAAAATCCTGATTACAGAAAATGAGTCAACTCGTTTTTTGTAATCAGGATTTTTTTTGTTTTTTCCAGAATCCTCTTAAAACCTATATATATTTAAACCATCTAGAAAGGACGTAACATAAAATGAATGCAAAAGTTTTTATATTAGCATTATCTACGGTTGCAGTTGGACTCGTTGAGTTAATTGTTGGCGGGATATTACCGACCATTGCCGCGGACCTTGACATCTCCATCAGTACGGCCGGACAACTGATTTCGGTCTTTGCACTTATCTATGCGATTGCTGGGCCGGTTTTGCTCGTGTTAACTAGTAAAATTGAACGGAAGAAATTGTATCTGATTTCCCTTTTCATTTTCTTTATTGGAAATATCGTAACGTATTTCAGTCCCAATTTCGCCATCATGATGATTGCGAGGATATTTACGGCAGCAAGTACAGCCTTAATCGTTGTGCTTTCCCTAACGATTGCGGCCAAAATCGTAGCGCCTACCCACCGTGCCAAGGCATTGGGCCTTATTTATATGGGGATTAGCTCTTCCCTAGTGTTAGGCGTACCTGTTGGAGTCTTGATTTCTGACCACTTTGGATGGCGTGTCCTATTCCTTGGGATTGCCGTATTATCCATCGGTTCCATGGTGCTGATTTCCGTATTTTTGGAGCGCATTCCAGGAGAACAAACGATGCCTCTGTCCAAACAAATCAAGGCCATTGGTAGCGCGAAAATCGGAAGTGCCCATCTGGCTACCATGTTCATGCTAGCTGGACATTACACATTATACGCTTATTT
The DNA window shown above is from Bacillus carboniphilus and carries:
- a CDS encoding MFS transporter → MNAKVFILALSTVAVGLVELIVGGILPTIAADLDISISTAGQLISVFALIYAIAGPVLLVLTSKIERKKLYLISLFIFFIGNIVTYFSPNFAIMMIARIFTAASTALIVVLSLTIAAKIVAPTHRAKALGLIYMGISSSLVLGVPVGVLISDHFGWRVLFLGIAVLSIGSMVLISVFLERIPGEQTMPLSKQIKAIGSAKIGSAHLATMFMLAGHYTLYAYFTPFLENDLHLNPTWVSICYFVFGIAAVAGGAFGGTLSDWIGPRKSIVIVISAFAIVLGLLPLATSSLVVFIPVMMIWAALSWSLAPPQQSYLIQTDPATSDIQQSFNNSALQIGISLGSGIGGVVLNHTDTVTNTAYVGSFVVVISLLCAVFSLTRPAITRENNLVRTSNQRAEA